The Calditrichota bacterium genome has a window encoding:
- the rfaD gene encoding ADP-glyceromanno-heptose 6-epimerase, which yields MILITGAAGFIGSAVVWSLNQRGLTDLILADSFGKTDKWKNLRGLKFKEFVDRGDLFDALDVADWAKEITAVVHMGACADTTQTDVDFLATWNYEYSRILCQWSLANNARFIYASSAAVYGDGSLGFSDSDDLTPKLRPLNAYGFSKWMFDMWVLEHKLQDQVAGLRFFNVFGPNEYHKARMASVILHAYPQVRDTGKVRLFESHRSDFKHGEQRRDFIHVAEVLAGIKFLLDKPQVNGIFNLGTGTPHTYNQLAENVFKALNKPANIEYFPMPEDLRNRYQYETCADMSKFYAAGLPKFTDRFGEFVQSYVRDYMDKDSRYLADV from the coding sequence ATGATTCTGATCACAGGAGCAGCGGGATTCATCGGCAGCGCGGTCGTCTGGTCATTGAACCAGCGCGGCTTGACGGATTTGATTCTCGCCGACAGCTTCGGCAAAACCGATAAATGGAAGAATCTCCGCGGTCTCAAATTCAAAGAGTTTGTCGATCGCGGAGATTTGTTTGATGCGTTGGACGTCGCCGATTGGGCCAAAGAGATCACCGCCGTCGTCCACATGGGCGCATGCGCGGACACCACTCAAACGGACGTCGATTTTCTGGCCACGTGGAATTACGAATACTCGCGGATTCTCTGTCAATGGTCGCTCGCCAATAACGCACGCTTCATCTACGCATCTTCCGCCGCAGTCTATGGTGACGGCTCGTTAGGCTTTTCCGACAGCGACGATCTGACTCCCAAACTTCGTCCGTTGAATGCATACGGATTTTCCAAGTGGATGTTCGACATGTGGGTGCTCGAGCACAAATTACAGGATCAAGTCGCAGGCTTGCGCTTCTTCAATGTGTTCGGTCCCAACGAATACCACAAAGCGCGCATGGCCAGCGTCATCCTGCATGCCTACCCGCAAGTACGCGACACCGGCAAAGTCAGACTGTTCGAGTCGCACCGCTCCGATTTCAAACACGGCGAGCAGCGCCGCGATTTCATTCACGTCGCCGAAGTCTTAGCGGGCATCAAATTCCTGTTGGACAAACCCCAAGTCAACGGTATTTTCAATTTAGGCACGGGTACTCCGCACACGTACAATCAGCTCGCGGAAAACGTCTTCAAAGCATTGAACAAACCCGCGAACATCGAGTACTTCCCGATGCCCGAAGACTTACGCAACCGCTATCAGTATGAAACCTGCGCGGACATGAGCAAATTCTACGCAGCGGGTCTGCCCAAGTTCACGGATAGATTCGGTGAGTTTGTACAAAGCTACGTGCGCGACTACATGGACAAAGACTCGCGGTATTTGGCGGACGTGTAG
- a CDS encoding alpha-amylase, producing MKSCRTILEINTRLWLQRLGKGKTVSLGDVGAEHFDRWQSRCVEAIWLMGIWKPSPASREIARTHEGLKGDYSAVLPDWTPDDVVASPYALIGYEVNPELGGEEGLKKFRENLHARGIKLILDFVPSHTACDHPWIKSHPEYYVQGTEEDLRRDPVTWFGVETEQGPKVIAHGRDPYFPAWSDTAQPDMRKLDTQLAVANELLSVASRCDGVRCDMAMLVLSHIFTKTWGGDMREFWPNAIRQVREKYPEFILIAEVYWGLDLELNEMGFDYTYDKDPVDWATGPTGFSRVQFDYDEAKHRRRVRFLENHDEERIASRLSFLPHRAAATWVFTLPSANLFYQGQFSGAKLKAPVQLNRMPHEKHDPQIAEFYDVLMPIVAHEARKNGSWKFLHPRQAWQGNESHWQILSHAWDHDDRHLRVFVNWADYRSQCWVDLSFGNLQGKEVILRDMLSDKVYIRDGVELMMRGIYLDLEPWEAHAFDCEVRDAAAVTDESEHEHESAMLRDARMVAERKPGEEHVR from the coding sequence ATGAAATCGTGCCGGACGATACTTGAAATAAATACCCGGCTCTGGCTGCAACGGTTGGGGAAAGGCAAAACCGTCTCTCTTGGAGACGTTGGTGCCGAGCACTTTGACCGCTGGCAGTCGCGCTGCGTTGAAGCAATTTGGCTCATGGGTATCTGGAAACCCAGCCCGGCATCTCGCGAAATTGCCCGGACTCACGAAGGTCTAAAAGGTGACTATTCCGCGGTTTTGCCGGATTGGACGCCGGATGACGTCGTGGCCTCACCCTATGCCTTGATTGGATACGAAGTCAATCCGGAGCTCGGCGGCGAAGAGGGCCTGAAAAAATTCCGAGAGAATTTGCATGCGCGCGGCATCAAACTCATCTTGGATTTCGTTCCCAGCCACACCGCTTGTGACCATCCATGGATTAAGTCACATCCTGAGTACTACGTGCAAGGAACGGAAGAAGACTTGCGTCGCGATCCGGTGACGTGGTTTGGAGTCGAAACAGAGCAAGGTCCCAAAGTGATCGCGCACGGCCGCGATCCCTATTTCCCCGCGTGGTCGGATACGGCACAGCCCGACATGCGCAAACTCGACACGCAGCTTGCCGTCGCCAATGAATTGCTGTCGGTGGCGTCGCGTTGCGACGGAGTTCGCTGTGACATGGCGATGCTGGTCTTGTCGCACATCTTCACGAAGACGTGGGGCGGTGACATGCGCGAGTTTTGGCCCAACGCGATTCGCCAAGTCCGTGAGAAATATCCCGAGTTCATCCTGATCGCCGAAGTGTATTGGGGACTCGATCTCGAACTCAACGAGATGGGATTTGATTACACGTACGACAAAGACCCGGTGGACTGGGCGACCGGCCCGACCGGATTTTCGCGCGTGCAGTTCGATTACGACGAAGCCAAGCACCGCCGTCGTGTGAGATTCCTTGAGAATCACGATGAAGAACGCATCGCCTCGCGACTGTCGTTTCTGCCGCACCGTGCCGCGGCGACGTGGGTTTTCACGTTGCCGTCCGCGAATTTGTTCTATCAAGGGCAGTTTTCGGGAGCGAAGTTAAAAGCTCCGGTGCAGCTCAATCGCATGCCGCACGAAAAGCACGACCCGCAGATTGCGGAATTCTACGATGTGCTGATGCCGATTGTTGCTCATGAAGCAAGAAAGAACGGCTCATGGAAATTTTTGCATCCGCGTCAAGCATGGCAAGGCAACGAATCGCATTGGCAAATTTTGTCGCACGCGTGGGACCACGACGACCGCCACTTGCGTGTCTTTGTCAATTGGGCCGATTACCGCAGCCAGTGTTGGGTGGATTTGTCGTTCGGAAATCTTCAAGGCAAAGAGGTCATCCTGCGCGATATGCTGTCGGACAAAGTCTATATTCGCGACGGCGTGGAATTGATGATGCGGGGAATATATTTGGATTTGGAACCGTGGGAAGCGCACGCCTTCGATTGCGAAGTGCGCGACGCCGCTGCGGTGACTGACGAAAGTGAACATGAACATGAGTCGGCGATGCTTCGCGATGCGCGGATGGTTGCCGAACGCAAGCCGGGAGAAGAACACGTCCGATGA
- a CDS encoding M20/M25/M40 family metallo-hydrolase produces the protein MKRLSFLCLLFAWSVIAAAQPMIDHIRADIEYLADDAREGRGIGTKGLDDAANYIENQMKDAGLQPAFDGSYFQEFEMGWGFTLGENNFIVYKGDTIDTEHGVMPTGFSAPGEVTGPVIFAGYGIIAPEFEYDDFADVDVKDAIVLCMRKEPGEFDSTSKFDGLNVTAHSALRAKAGNAKLKGAKAMILVDGPIYADTSQTEELVVPSANEAYIDCGIPVLRMTRKAVKKMFPEFELDKLQRSIDSNTQPRSLNVTEDDVTMSTDLSRETVTVKNVAGIIPGGENILVVGAHYDHLGYGQSGSLDEQAHVIHNGADDNASGVAGMLETARVLKQSPVASTVLAVAFTAEETGLGGSSFLVKNFPLDLDKVRMMLNLDMVGRLPANDEFTVLGCKSAEEFKDIVDRAAQGTGLTITCKGDGYGPSDHMNFYLADKPVLFFFTGAHEDYHKSTDDADKINYEGEVKVTNLAINTLREIDAFDHPLTFVKSAEPPEQGGGAFRVYFGSIPDYSQPDTLLGVLLSGAREGGPAATAGIQGGDLLVRMGKVTLNNIYDFVFALRTYAPGDTVEVEYIREDKHEVTHAVLQAPAQKH, from the coding sequence ATGAAACGCTTGTCTTTTCTTTGCTTGCTATTCGCGTGGTCGGTTATTGCCGCCGCACAACCGATGATTGACCATATTCGCGCGGACATCGAGTATCTTGCGGACGACGCCCGCGAAGGCCGGGGTATCGGCACCAAGGGTCTCGACGACGCGGCAAACTACATCGAAAACCAAATGAAAGATGCCGGACTTCAGCCAGCTTTTGACGGCTCCTATTTTCAAGAGTTCGAAATGGGCTGGGGCTTCACACTCGGTGAAAACAACTTCATCGTCTATAAGGGCGACACAATCGACACGGAGCACGGCGTGATGCCGACCGGATTTTCGGCTCCGGGCGAGGTGACGGGTCCCGTGATCTTTGCGGGGTACGGAATCATCGCGCCGGAATTCGAGTACGATGATTTCGCGGACGTCGACGTAAAAGACGCGATCGTATTGTGCATGCGAAAGGAGCCGGGAGAATTTGACTCCACGTCAAAATTTGATGGACTGAATGTTACCGCGCATTCGGCGCTGCGCGCAAAAGCCGGCAACGCGAAACTCAAGGGCGCGAAGGCTATGATTCTTGTGGACGGTCCGATCTATGCCGATACGTCGCAAACTGAAGAGTTGGTTGTGCCGTCCGCGAATGAAGCCTATATTGACTGCGGAATTCCGGTCTTGCGCATGACGCGCAAAGCCGTCAAGAAGATGTTCCCGGAGTTCGAGTTGGACAAACTTCAGCGTTCCATCGATTCCAACACTCAGCCGCGCAGCCTGAATGTCACCGAAGACGACGTCACAATGTCGACAGACTTGTCCCGCGAAACGGTAACAGTTAAAAACGTCGCGGGAATCATTCCCGGTGGCGAAAATATTCTCGTCGTCGGCGCGCACTATGACCATCTCGGTTACGGACAGAGCGGCAGTTTGGATGAACAGGCTCATGTCATTCACAACGGCGCGGACGACAATGCGAGTGGCGTCGCTGGAATGTTGGAAACCGCGCGCGTCTTGAAACAATCTCCGGTCGCGTCGACGGTGCTCGCCGTGGCGTTCACCGCGGAAGAAACAGGTCTGGGAGGATCGAGTTTCTTAGTCAAGAACTTTCCGCTTGATTTAGATAAAGTGCGCATGATGCTGAATCTGGACATGGTCGGCAGACTTCCTGCGAATGATGAATTCACTGTGCTGGGATGCAAATCCGCCGAAGAATTCAAAGATATCGTCGATCGCGCGGCGCAAGGAACCGGGCTCACGATTACGTGCAAAGGTGACGGCTATGGTCCCTCCGATCACATGAACTTCTATCTGGCGGACAAACCGGTGTTGTTCTTTTTCACGGGAGCCCACGAAGATTATCACAAGTCGACGGACGACGCGGATAAGATCAACTATGAAGGCGAAGTTAAAGTGACAAACCTTGCCATCAACACACTGCGCGAAATCGACGCGTTCGACCATCCGTTAACTTTTGTCAAATCCGCTGAACCGCCGGAACAGGGCGGAGGAGCCTTCCGGGTTTACTTCGGATCGATTCCGGATTATTCGCAGCCGGATACACTGCTTGGAGTCCTGCTTTCCGGCGCTCGCGAAGGCGGACCCGCAGCGACGGCAGGCATCCAAGGCGGCGACTTGCTCGTCCGCATGGGCAAGGTAACACTCAACAATATTTACGACTTCGTGTTCGCGCTCAGGACGTACGCTCCGGGAGATACCGTTGAAGTGGAGTATATCCGCGAAGACAAACATGAAGTCACGCACGCGGTGCTGCAGGCTCCGGCGCAGAAACACTGA
- a CDS encoding PD40 domain-containing protein gives MKKFLFITAILAAASLFASEPTWFEGETHLNNIKQLSFGGENAEAYFSPDGKWLVFQSTRDSFQCDQIFTMNLETGETKLVSTGLGATTCSFFVPGTDELVYCSTHENAPECPTKPDRSLGYVWGLFEFDVYKCKRDGSDLVRLTDAKGYDAEAAVSPDGKEVVFTSGRDGDLELYKMNIDGSKQTRLTHTIGYDGGPFFSPDGKHIIYRAFHPKTPDELSKWNHLWENQAVSPVTLDLWIMDTDGNNQRQITNLNAASFCPYVSPSGEWVIFTTNWADSLGNHRMPNFDLFRVRADGSDLERLTYGPSFDGFPMWSYDGKKLVWASNRGESKERGETNIFIADWVE, from the coding sequence ATGAAGAAGTTTTTATTTATCACGGCGATTTTGGCGGCCGCAAGTTTGTTTGCTTCGGAGCCTACCTGGTTTGAAGGCGAAACGCATTTGAACAACATCAAACAACTTTCGTTCGGTGGCGAGAACGCGGAAGCGTACTTCTCTCCCGACGGAAAATGGTTGGTGTTTCAATCGACGCGCGACAGCTTTCAGTGCGATCAAATCTTCACAATGAATCTGGAGACGGGCGAAACGAAACTCGTCAGCACGGGACTCGGCGCGACGACGTGCTCGTTCTTCGTGCCGGGCACCGACGAACTCGTATACTGTTCGACTCACGAGAATGCGCCGGAATGTCCGACGAAGCCGGATCGCAGCTTGGGTTATGTTTGGGGACTGTTTGAGTTCGACGTTTACAAATGCAAGCGCGACGGCAGCGATCTTGTGCGACTGACGGACGCCAAAGGATATGATGCGGAAGCCGCGGTGTCGCCGGACGGCAAAGAAGTCGTGTTCACGTCGGGTCGCGACGGCGATCTCGAACTTTATAAAATGAACATCGACGGTTCGAAGCAGACCCGCTTGACGCACACGATCGGTTACGACGGCGGACCGTTCTTCTCGCCGGACGGCAAGCATATTATTTACCGCGCGTTTCATCCGAAGACTCCCGACGAATTAAGCAAGTGGAATCACTTGTGGGAAAACCAAGCTGTGTCTCCGGTGACGCTTGATTTGTGGATCATGGACACCGACGGCAACAACCAGCGGCAAATCACGAATCTGAACGCGGCGAGTTTTTGTCCGTACGTTTCTCCGTCGGGCGAATGGGTGATCTTCACGACTAATTGGGCTGACAGCTTGGGCAATCACCGGATGCCGAACTTCGATTTGTTCCGCGTGCGCGCAGACGGTTCCGATCTTGAACGGCTGACCTACGGGCCGAGCTTCGACGGATTTCCGATGTGGTCCTACGACGGCAAAAAATTGGTTTGGGCAAGCAACCGCGGCGAAAGCAAAGAACGCGGCGAAACGAACATCTTCATCGCGGACTGGGTGGAGTGA
- a CDS encoding FKBP-type peptidyl-prolyl cis-trans isomerase — protein sequence MLILRACTILALAIVLGCGGNKPADAAKSTETEKKTETVKKEAPPAQENPAGPAMWKVSGDTVTTASGLQYLVMQEGSGDAPKTGDLVKVHYSGWFTDGKKFDSSVDRGTPFEFPLGQRKVIAGWDEGVALMKKGGKTQFIIPGKLAYGERGYPGVIPPNATLIFDVELIDFGPMQK from the coding sequence ATGTTGATCTTACGTGCTTGCACCATTTTGGCTCTGGCTATTGTCCTCGGATGTGGAGGCAACAAACCCGCCGATGCCGCGAAATCCACTGAAACCGAGAAGAAGACCGAAACCGTGAAGAAAGAAGCTCCCCCCGCTCAAGAAAACCCTGCCGGACCGGCTATGTGGAAGGTCTCCGGTGATACCGTTACTACCGCTTCAGGCCTCCAGTATCTTGTGATGCAGGAAGGTTCCGGCGATGCGCCCAAGACCGGCGACCTTGTGAAGGTTCATTATTCCGGCTGGTTTACCGACGGCAAGAAGTTTGACAGCTCCGTTGACCGTGGAACGCCGTTTGAGTTCCCGCTGGGACAGCGCAAGGTCATCGCGGGTTGGGATGAAGGTGTGGCTCTGATGAAAAAGGGCGGAAAGACGCAGTTCATTATTCCCGGCAAGCTGGCCTATGGCGAGCGCGGATATCCCGGTGTGATCCCGCCGAATGCGACGTTGATTTTCGACGTCGAACTCATTGATTTCGGCCCGATGCAGAAGTAA
- a CDS encoding T9SS type A sorting domain-containing protein, producing MTMRNWHILLLTLLISLMSIPAAFGAASYRSFIEWNGPYYHVRHGLTADSSSYLDYQVNSPLPLFSTPFSSPTAVELFGTVSAMRTFVVDHDHRRVQVFATPANWNVEALFFSSTPVQGNYGGRSIKFSYGETVQGSERIWVNGKFFTRVNSLTGYGAADSVYTIVYSGVPNTGGVATLPLGWELQSDDSVRVEYAYATPPGTAGLGDIDYVLYQSTPTDVPLQLNEATSTTDPAMTDLSSLAINASVRAGAVVDLYLVNALTGGNGTLTSYDLTNIGAGGVFSHVDTYPGMLGRPYDVEIVDRDVNVDGAVAEGTPSGAANSTLAESITNQNTYLGHDYRITFAFDTTTSMNSIAAPNVQETDLMWDVERGRLHMVMTSDNASPGTAYSYSDDYGQTWSTPVTISPATLTGVHDRPRIAMESGGNLHVVYEAVDGGGDRHIYYTVSSDGITWSTSVSLTSAITPGTVTENRYCNLLVDPSDNLHLIWSGDDDVYYKVYNGSWGAATLIASGGGAGFSAPNAVIDNIGRIYMAYVSDVTPPADISYLVFNGAIWGSYETGGFTASTPDPVTTAAGFAADGGGRGEAFPFPQVALVDESVWVFWAGTGTETYGVDQAQLRYNMISSLDGNFTAGAGTAITTGDDVAPLAFSVAVDANDDLHVLYPYGTNVDQEGLRYKKYTTATTTWSPATASTGREILEEGAAATVYALEPHLVCPEIAGQIAPFMACAKAYTSLGAGSPRGLFKVIDGIVSITDQTTLSEIQAWRVWTHGVADASGIPGLSFTISNTAAFVSSTDNVDATNFNLGDYYELDGTPAEKNDILFVSDTDNHRIKVIRAYENIDNCFGGDVRWDVPGQSDGTPGQTFKLATIGGEDTYTVWASTDNTPWTIVDNLLIAGPSDRYCEVDRYTRELRFGDGAHGAIPESGVFIRVMYEESVDEAEFGTLGSASGQLSYPRGIAATYNENLGVYDVYVCDTGNDRLQKFSYNPNSSVNPDSWTSPMVSWMEVSGATDMLSAPQDIEVVMLNSETYLVVSDNGNDRVVIYKDTEANGAGGNAAPSFVAQAGTMSNMLNGFVNPMGLGVMAEDSGLVIMTADADRDQVIKTVRRDWLTEIGSDSTDGSDSTNVTPELAILDGLDNDSYLLLQPGAIRTLRIVMNNPDSLMSVRASCTFPANMIQVLNISEGNLWSGERFTNTVFLTDVDNSAGTIDINAAMVGDDDGLSLNGERVVATITVQALAAMAVPGSGAISFANDTDLRSVGNVPVTNGVRSGITLRAGYLADIATTSGSPGSAPNMIPEPDGQINFADVNVFTQGWNGDGIDFDPISDIGPYLGSTVPDLIANPDGGLDAYDLLSLSTMYAWYNSQGAASASRESGDNALDDTGALDVTYVSTENSTVVAINVNNAEQLTTAHLVVDVLNPNAVITNIEEGDLLRRGAQTIFLSHRDGANADINIGRLSRTQPGVSGRGTLAIVELNLANGEQPVVRVRYELRDSENNLAGLGQTSEVNSAVPMEFGLRPAYPNPFNPSTTLSFVLPEAADVSLRVFNVIGQEVATIVNGHLNAGEHTMIWNAESSKSALTTGVYFLRLEALGRTSLQKVILLK from the coding sequence ATGACCATGCGAAATTGGCACATCCTGTTGCTAACTCTGCTCATCAGCTTGATGAGCATTCCGGCGGCCTTCGGCGCGGCTTCTTATCGCTCGTTCATCGAGTGGAACGGACCGTACTATCACGTTCGACACGGCCTGACCGCGGACTCGAGCAGTTATTTGGACTATCAAGTAAATAGTCCGCTGCCGCTTTTCTCCACGCCGTTTTCTTCACCGACCGCAGTCGAACTGTTCGGTACGGTGTCGGCGATGCGCACTTTTGTCGTGGATCACGACCATCGCCGCGTGCAAGTTTTCGCCACGCCCGCGAACTGGAACGTCGAAGCGCTGTTCTTCAGTTCGACTCCGGTGCAAGGCAACTACGGCGGACGTTCGATCAAGTTCTCGTACGGTGAAACCGTGCAAGGCAGCGAACGTATTTGGGTCAACGGAAAATTCTTCACGCGCGTGAATTCGCTTACGGGTTACGGCGCGGCGGACTCGGTGTACACCATCGTGTACTCAGGCGTGCCGAACACCGGCGGCGTGGCGACACTTCCGCTCGGTTGGGAATTGCAATCCGACGACAGCGTGCGCGTCGAGTATGCGTATGCCACTCCTCCGGGAACCGCCGGATTGGGTGACATCGATTACGTTCTCTATCAGTCAACTCCGACCGACGTGCCGCTGCAATTGAATGAAGCGACCTCTACGACCGATCCCGCGATGACGGATCTTTCGTCGTTGGCTATCAACGCGTCCGTTCGCGCGGGTGCGGTGGTTGACCTCTATTTGGTGAATGCGCTAACCGGAGGAAACGGCACTCTTACCAGCTATGACCTCACAAACATCGGCGCGGGCGGAGTATTCTCGCATGTGGATACGTATCCCGGTATGCTGGGTCGTCCCTACGACGTTGAAATCGTCGACCGCGACGTGAATGTGGACGGCGCCGTCGCGGAAGGCACGCCATCTGGCGCCGCCAACTCGACGCTCGCGGAAAGCATTACAAACCAAAATACGTATCTCGGTCACGACTATCGCATCACGTTCGCGTTTGACACCACGACGTCCATGAACAGCATCGCCGCTCCGAACGTCCAAGAAACCGATTTGATGTGGGATGTGGAACGTGGCCGTTTGCACATGGTGATGACATCCGACAATGCTTCGCCGGGTACCGCATACTCTTACAGCGACGACTACGGTCAAACGTGGTCGACTCCCGTGACGATTTCTCCCGCGACCTTGACGGGCGTGCACGACCGTCCGCGCATCGCGATGGAAAGCGGCGGGAATCTTCACGTGGTTTATGAAGCTGTCGACGGCGGCGGCGACCGTCATATCTATTACACGGTTTCGTCCGACGGTATCACGTGGTCGACGAGCGTTTCGCTGACGTCCGCGATTACTCCGGGAACCGTCACCGAAAACCGCTATTGCAATTTGTTAGTCGACCCGTCGGACAATCTGCACCTTATTTGGTCAGGTGATGACGACGTCTATTACAAGGTCTACAACGGTTCGTGGGGAGCAGCAACGTTGATCGCCTCCGGCGGCGGCGCAGGGTTTTCCGCACCGAATGCAGTGATCGACAACATCGGCCGTATCTACATGGCCTACGTCAGTGACGTTACTCCGCCTGCGGACATCAGCTATCTGGTTTTCAACGGTGCAATCTGGGGAAGCTATGAAACGGGTGGTTTCACGGCCTCGACTCCTGATCCCGTGACGACTGCGGCGGGATTTGCCGCGGACGGCGGCGGTCGCGGTGAAGCCTTCCCGTTCCCGCAAGTCGCACTCGTTGATGAAAGCGTATGGGTTTTCTGGGCTGGAACAGGTACAGAAACATACGGCGTCGATCAGGCTCAGCTCCGTTACAACATGATCTCGTCACTCGACGGCAACTTTACCGCAGGCGCAGGTACGGCAATCACTACGGGTGATGACGTTGCGCCGCTCGCATTTAGCGTGGCTGTCGACGCCAACGACGATTTGCATGTATTGTATCCTTACGGAACAAACGTGGACCAAGAAGGTCTGCGCTACAAGAAATACACGACGGCCACGACGACGTGGTCTCCGGCTACGGCAAGCACGGGCCGCGAGATTCTCGAAGAAGGTGCAGCCGCTACTGTTTATGCGCTTGAACCGCATCTCGTGTGTCCGGAAATCGCCGGGCAGATCGCTCCTTTCATGGCCTGCGCAAAAGCCTATACGTCTCTCGGTGCCGGCTCGCCGCGCGGTTTGTTCAAAGTGATCGACGGTATCGTCTCCATCACCGACCAAACGACGCTCTCGGAAATTCAGGCATGGCGCGTGTGGACTCACGGCGTGGCGGATGCTTCCGGTATTCCCGGCCTGTCATTCACCATCTCGAACACGGCGGCGTTCGTGTCTTCGACTGATAACGTTGACGCTACGAACTTTAACCTCGGTGACTACTACGAACTCGACGGGACGCCTGCCGAAAAGAACGATATTCTGTTTGTTTCGGACACGGACAATCATCGTATCAAGGTGATTCGTGCCTACGAAAATATCGACAACTGCTTTGGCGGTGACGTGCGTTGGGACGTACCGGGTCAATCCGACGGCACGCCGGGTCAGACCTTCAAACTTGCCACGATCGGCGGCGAAGACACGTACACCGTGTGGGCGAGCACGGACAACACTCCGTGGACGATTGTGGACAACCTGCTGATTGCAGGTCCGTCGGATCGATATTGCGAAGTGGACCGTTACACTCGCGAGCTGCGCTTCGGCGACGGCGCGCACGGTGCAATTCCCGAAAGCGGCGTGTTCATTCGCGTGATGTACGAAGAATCCGTCGACGAAGCCGAGTTCGGTACCTTAGGAAGCGCGAGCGGTCAGCTCTCGTATCCTCGCGGTATCGCGGCGACGTACAACGAGAATCTTGGTGTCTACGACGTCTACGTTTGCGACACGGGCAACGACCGTTTGCAGAAGTTCTCGTACAATCCGAATTCGAGTGTGAATCCGGATTCTTGGACGAGCCCGATGGTATCGTGGATGGAAGTCAGCGGTGCTACGGACATGCTCAGTGCGCCTCAAGACATTGAAGTCGTGATGCTGAATAGCGAAACTTATCTCGTGGTCAGCGACAACGGTAACGACCGTGTCGTGATCTATAAGGACACTGAAGCCAACGGCGCAGGCGGCAACGCGGCTCCGTCGTTTGTCGCACAAGCCGGAACGATGTCAAACATGCTGAACGGTTTCGTCAATCCGATGGGACTTGGCGTCATGGCTGAAGACAGCGGCTTGGTGATCATGACCGCCGACGCGGACCGTGATCAAGTAATCAAAACCGTGCGCCGCGATTGGCTTACGGAAATCGGCAGCGACAGCACCGACGGCTCCGACAGCACGAACGTGACTCCGGAGCTTGCCATTCTCGACGGTCTCGACAATGACAGTTACCTGCTCTTGCAGCCGGGCGCGATTCGTACGCTGCGTATCGTGATGAACAATCCCGATTCGTTGATGTCGGTGCGCGCGTCCTGCACGTTCCCGGCGAACATGATTCAGGTATTGAATATCAGTGAAGGTAATTTGTGGAGCGGCGAACGTTTCACGAACACCGTGTTCCTGACGGACGTCGACAACTCCGCCGGAACGATAGACATTAACGCCGCGATGGTTGGCGACGACGACGGTCTTTCACTCAACGGAGAACGCGTCGTGGCGACGATCACGGTGCAGGCTTTGGCGGCGATGGCCGTTCCGGGTTCGGGAGCGATCAGCTTTGCGAACGACACGGATTTGCGCAGCGTCGGCAATGTGCCGGTGACCAACGGCGTGCGTTCGGGTATTACCCTGCGTGCAGGCTATCTTGCGGATATCGCGACGACGAGCGGCTCGCCGGGCAGTGCACCGAACATGATTCCGGAGCCTGACGGCCAGATCAACTTCGCCGACGTGAATGTGTTTACGCAGGGTTGGAACGGCGACGGCATCGATTTTGATCCGATTTCGGATATTGGACCGTACTTGGGTTCGACTGTGCCGGATTTGATTGCCAATCCCGACGGTGGTTTGGACGCCTACGACTTGCTTTCGCTGTCGACGATGTACGCTTGGTACAACAGTCAAGGTGCTGCGTCGGCTTCGCGTGAAAGCGGTGACAATGCGTTGGACGACACGGGTGCGCTTGACGTGACCTACGTTTCGACTGAGAATTCGACGGTTGTTGCCATCAACGTCAACAACGCCGAGCAACTGACGACCGCGCATCTTGTGGTGGACGTGCTCAATCCGAACGCGGTGATTACGAATATCGAAGAAGGCGATCTGCTGCGCCGTGGTGCACAGACGATTTTCCTGTCGCATCGTGACGGTGCGAATGCCGATATCAATATCGGCCGCTTGAGCCGTACGCAGCCGGGAGTTTCCGGTCGCGGAACTTTGGCCATCGTCGAATTGAATCTGGCGAACGGTGAACAGCCCGTCGTACGCGTGCGCTACGAATTGCGCGACAGCGAAAACAACCTCGCCGGATTGGGCCAGACCAGTGAAGTCAACTCGGCGGTGCCGATGGAATTCGGTTTGCGTCCGGCGTATCCGAATCCGTTTAATCCGAGCACGACGCTCTCGTTCGTGCTGCCGGAAGCCGCGGATGTTTCGCTGCGTGTGTTCAACGTGATCGGTCAAGAAGTGGCCACGATTGTCAACGGCCATCTGAATGCAGGTGAACATACGATGATCTGGAACGCGGAATCGTCCAAGTCTGCGTTGACGACGGGCGTGTATTTCCTCCGTCTCGAAGCGTTGGGCCGCACGAGCCTGCAGAAGGTCATTCTCTTGAAGTAA